Proteins encoded within one genomic window of Rhododendron vialii isolate Sample 1 chromosome 1a, ASM3025357v1:
- the LOC131320900 gene encoding uncharacterized protein LOC131320900 has translation MLGKRLISFLKRTPTSQLSSLAKSAEEPKSSPWGRRVVSGALICLTGGVALSALNDLYIYHGCSSKAMERASKNQAIIDAIGEPIVRGPWYNASLAVAHRRHSVSCTFPVSGPQGTGTVQFKAIRTGDDTWYSFLLPRDWEVLVMEALLHVPSNEEKQRTFRINLLDNIPSPATVACIDCRSPESAVVREEVKSSN, from the exons ATGCTAGGGAAGAGGCTAATCTCCTTCCTGAAGAGAACTCCAACATCGCAGCTGTCAAG TTTGGCAAAGTCGGCGGAGGAACCCAAGAGCAGTCCATGGGGCCGCAGAGTGGTTTCCGGCGCCTTGATCTGCCTCACTGGTGGCGTTGCTTTGAGTGCACTCAACGACCTTTACATTTATCATGGGTGTAGCAG CAAGGCCATGGAGAGAGCCAGTAAAAACCAGGCAATTATAGATGCCATTGGGGAGCCGATTGTAAGAGGTCCTTGGTACAATGCATCACTTGCAGTTGCTCATAGGAGACATTCTGTATCTTGCACATTTCCTGTTTCTGGACCACAAGGCACTGGAACCGTTCAATTTAAGGCAATTCGTACTGGAG ATGACACCTGGTATTCATTCTTACTTCCGCGTGATTGGGAAGTCCTTGTCATGGAAGCTCTGCTTCATGTTCCCTCAAATGAAGAGAAACAGAGAACGTTCCGAATTAATCTTTTGGACAACATCCCTTCTCCAGCTACCGTAGCATGCATTGATTGCAGGTCTCCAGAATCAGCAGTCGTTAGAGAAGAAGTGAAGTCATCGAACTAG